A part of Gemmatimonas groenlandica genomic DNA contains:
- a CDS encoding acetyl-CoA C-acetyltransferase produces the protein MSDLTRQPVIVGAARTPIGRYLGGLSPLSAPELGAIAIRAALQRSGVAPDAVQEVIMGHVLQGGTGQAPGRQAMLKAGVPATASALTINKVCGSGLKAVMLAAQAIKAGDAQVIVAGGQESMSNAPHYVFGMRGGVKLGDQTMVDGMIKDGLWCPTCNVHMGVHAEYTATKAGVTRAQQDAFAAGSHAKAVAAQQAGKFTAEIVPVEILGRKGPTIISVDEGPRADTTEASLSGLRPAFPSKGDNSNLTVTAGNASSLNDGAAAVVVTSEAYAREHGLTILARITAYATGAGEPQDLFFAPITAVKNLMAKSGTTIADYDLIEANEAFASQALADGLGLSWDDARVNVNGGAIALGHPIGASGTRVLVTLLHALADRGKKTGIATLCLGGGDAVALSVERVD, from the coding sequence ATGAGCGACCTAACTCGCCAGCCTGTCATCGTGGGTGCCGCGCGCACACCGATCGGGCGGTATCTCGGGGGCCTCTCGCCCCTTTCTGCGCCGGAACTTGGCGCCATCGCGATCCGTGCTGCACTCCAGCGCAGTGGCGTCGCCCCCGACGCGGTCCAGGAAGTGATCATGGGCCACGTGCTGCAAGGCGGCACGGGTCAGGCGCCTGGACGTCAGGCCATGCTCAAGGCGGGCGTGCCCGCGACGGCATCCGCCCTCACCATCAACAAGGTGTGCGGCTCCGGTCTCAAGGCCGTCATGCTCGCCGCGCAGGCTATCAAGGCGGGTGACGCGCAGGTGATCGTGGCCGGCGGCCAGGAAAGCATGAGCAACGCGCCGCACTACGTGTTCGGCATGCGAGGCGGCGTGAAGCTGGGCGACCAGACCATGGTCGACGGCATGATCAAGGACGGCCTGTGGTGCCCGACCTGCAACGTGCACATGGGCGTGCATGCCGAGTACACGGCTACGAAGGCCGGTGTCACGCGGGCGCAGCAAGACGCCTTTGCCGCCGGTTCGCATGCGAAGGCGGTCGCCGCGCAGCAGGCGGGCAAGTTCACCGCCGAGATCGTGCCGGTGGAAATCCTGGGGCGGAAGGGACCGACGATCATCTCGGTGGACGAAGGCCCCCGCGCCGACACCACGGAAGCGTCACTGTCCGGCTTGCGTCCGGCGTTCCCGAGCAAGGGGGACAACAGCAATCTCACCGTCACGGCTGGCAATGCCTCGTCGCTGAACGATGGCGCGGCGGCGGTGGTCGTCACGTCGGAAGCGTACGCACGCGAACATGGCCTCACGATTCTGGCCCGCATCACGGCGTATGCCACGGGAGCCGGCGAGCCGCAGGATCTGTTCTTCGCGCCCATCACGGCGGTGAAGAATCTGATGGCGAAGTCGGGCACCACCATCGCCGACTACGACCTCATCGAAGCCAACGAAGCCTTCGCCTCGCAGGCGCTGGCCGACGGTCTCGGACTGTCCTGGGACGACGCCCGTGTGAACGTGAACGGCGGCGCGATCGCGCTCGGTCATCCGATCGGCGCCAGCGGCACGCGCGTACTCGTCACGCTGCTGCATGCGTTGGCCGATCGTGGCAAGAAGACGGGTATCGCCACGCTCTGCCTCGGTGGTGGAGACGCGGTGGCGTTGTCCGTGGAGCGCGTCGACTGA
- a CDS encoding creatininase family protein — protein MTSRLTLAALFAAALITPAAAAQAQPKKPLVEFEMMTWPEVKDALAAGKTTALFYTGGTEQRGPQNVNGGHNLMGRVVVRTIAEKLGDAIAMPVLPYTPNNASATLPGTIGLTPELLKGILERISEQSIATGFKTVVLMGDHGGGQPNVYAEVAKSLSEKYAAQGIKVLYCDAVYSTANADFDAYLKANGFPSSSHAGIPDTSTMLYLGDGTWVRLDQLPNAVGDPVPTGPRGAAPDPNAPPRKNNGITGDARKASKELGKKLFEMKVDYAVKQIRGMTGR, from the coding sequence ATGACCAGTCGCCTCACTCTGGCTGCGCTGTTCGCTGCCGCTTTGATCACGCCCGCCGCTGCCGCTCAGGCGCAGCCGAAGAAGCCACTCGTCGAATTCGAGATGATGACGTGGCCCGAGGTGAAGGACGCACTCGCCGCCGGCAAGACGACGGCGCTGTTCTACACCGGCGGCACCGAGCAGCGTGGGCCGCAGAATGTGAACGGCGGCCACAATCTCATGGGACGCGTCGTGGTGCGCACGATCGCCGAGAAGCTCGGTGATGCCATCGCCATGCCGGTGCTGCCGTACACGCCGAACAACGCCAGTGCGACGCTCCCGGGCACCATCGGCCTCACCCCCGAGCTACTGAAGGGCATTCTCGAGCGCATCAGCGAACAGTCGATCGCGACCGGCTTCAAGACCGTCGTGCTGATGGGCGATCACGGTGGTGGCCAGCCGAACGTCTATGCCGAGGTGGCCAAGTCGTTGAGCGAGAAGTACGCAGCACAGGGCATCAAGGTGCTCTACTGCGACGCCGTGTACTCCACGGCCAACGCTGACTTCGACGCGTATCTGAAGGCCAACGGCTTCCCGTCCAGCTCGCACGCCGGCATCCCCGACACGTCGACCATGTTGTACCTCGGCGACGGCACCTGGGTCCGACTCGACCAGCTCCCGAACGCGGTGGGCGATCCGGTGCCGACGGGCCCGCGTGGCGCCGCTCCCGACCCCAATGCGCCGCCCCGGAAGAACAACGGCATCACCGGCGACGCCCGGAAAGCCAGTAAGGAGCTGGGCAAGAAGCTGTTTGAAATGAAGGTCGACTATGCCGTGAAGCAGATCAGAGGGATGACCGGCCGCTAG
- a CDS encoding PH domain-containing protein, which produces MSLHERGIGERSSQLGRATASGRSFRSVLDGWVVALVLVPTGFALLMVLLEAGLTSRRALVAAALVLGGGVLLPAVLYAVTLYQFTDTALLVRVGPFTTRVPYATIRSIEPSRDMSSAPAFSLDRLRVEYGDGQHVLISPMQRESFVELLATHRRAVAALPRST; this is translated from the coding sequence ATGTCTTTACACGAACGCGGAATCGGCGAGCGGTCCAGCCAGCTCGGACGGGCAACAGCCTCAGGCCGCAGCTTTCGCTCGGTACTTGATGGATGGGTGGTGGCGCTCGTGCTCGTTCCCACGGGCTTTGCGCTCCTGATGGTCCTGCTGGAGGCCGGCCTCACGTCGCGACGCGCGCTGGTGGCGGCGGCCCTCGTGCTTGGTGGTGGCGTGCTCCTCCCCGCAGTGCTGTACGCGGTCACTTTGTACCAGTTCACCGACACAGCGCTGCTGGTTCGTGTGGGACCGTTCACGACCCGCGTTCCGTACGCGACCATCCGGAGTATCGAACCGTCGAGGGATATGTCATCTGCTCCGGCATTTTCTCTCGACCGTTTGCGGGTTGAGTACGGTGACGGCCAGCACGTGCTGATCTCCCCAATGCAAAGGGAATCGTTTGTCGAGTTGCTCGCGACGCATCGACGCGCGGTCGCGGCGCTTCCCCGATCGACGTAG
- a CDS encoding sensor domain-containing diguanylate cyclase, protein MTPEALLDLFVLAPVGLVEVDEEGRVEVANLAARTLLTPFTRAGSLDDLFVALGAVAPDLAARVRGFDSPRGVIVDALELLAPGEQRGVHLSLVKVAPGRIVAVVNDAGALAAARGHLSRADQRLRAVEGAVRDYAIFTVDAEGTVDSWSEAAERVHQFPAAAVVGQSLTLLLPPDSGGDAYVQDTLALAARNGWCEEEGHRQRQDGSLFWASTVVTALRATDGTANGFSVVTHDVSERRRLEESLRDDASSTTDYLTGVSARRAFFDVASSEVARARRYGQPLTMLLVDPDNFREINEQHGEGFGNEWLRAIAWVCRQESRTTDVVGRVGGEAFAVLLPSTELSGGLVLAERIRERMQRHVFSGDVQGVRCTLSVGVAEVTDSVISVDGLLTATGTAVQRAQQAGMNLVVGYDD, encoded by the coding sequence GTGACCCCGGAGGCGCTGCTCGACCTGTTCGTGCTGGCGCCTGTCGGCCTCGTGGAGGTGGACGAAGAGGGGCGGGTCGAAGTCGCCAACCTGGCGGCGCGCACGCTGCTCACGCCGTTCACCCGCGCGGGTTCGCTCGATGACCTGTTCGTGGCCTTGGGGGCGGTGGCTCCCGACCTGGCTGCGCGCGTGCGTGGGTTTGACTCGCCGCGTGGCGTGATTGTCGATGCGCTCGAACTGCTCGCCCCCGGCGAGCAGCGCGGTGTGCATTTATCGCTGGTGAAGGTGGCGCCGGGTCGTATCGTGGCGGTCGTGAACGATGCCGGCGCCTTGGCGGCGGCCCGCGGACATCTGTCGCGCGCCGACCAGCGGCTGCGTGCGGTGGAAGGCGCGGTACGTGACTACGCGATTTTTACCGTCGATGCCGAAGGCACCGTCGACTCGTGGAGTGAGGCGGCGGAGCGCGTGCATCAGTTTCCCGCCGCCGCCGTGGTGGGGCAATCCCTGACATTGCTGCTCCCGCCGGACAGCGGTGGCGATGCGTACGTGCAGGACACGCTGGCGTTGGCTGCCCGCAACGGCTGGTGTGAGGAAGAAGGGCACCGTCAGCGACAGGACGGCTCGCTGTTCTGGGCCAGTACGGTCGTCACGGCACTTCGCGCCACCGACGGCACCGCGAACGGATTTTCAGTCGTCACGCACGACGTGTCGGAGCGTCGCCGTCTCGAGGAGAGTCTGCGCGACGACGCCTCGAGCACCACCGACTATCTCACCGGCGTGTCGGCCCGTCGCGCGTTCTTCGACGTGGCCTCGTCGGAAGTGGCGCGCGCGCGCCGCTACGGGCAGCCGCTCACGATGCTGCTGGTCGATCCGGACAACTTCCGCGAGATCAACGAGCAGCACGGCGAGGGGTTCGGCAACGAGTGGTTGCGGGCGATCGCGTGGGTCTGCCGTCAGGAGTCGCGTACCACCGACGTCGTCGGCCGGGTGGGCGGCGAAGCGTTCGCGGTGCTGCTGCCGAGTACGGAACTCTCCGGTGGGTTGGTGCTGGCCGAACGTATCCGCGAGCGCATGCAGCGTCATGTGTTCAGCGGCGACGTACAGGGCGTGCGCTGCACGCTGTCGGTCGGTGTGGCCGAGGTGACGGATTCCGTAATCAGCGTGGACGGCTTGCTCACGGCGACGGGCACGGCGGTACAGCGCGCCCAGCAAGCCGGCATGAACCTCGTGGTCGGCTACGACGACTGA